From Veillonella dispar, one genomic window encodes:
- a CDS encoding bifunctional ADP-dependent NAD(P)H-hydrate dehydratase/NAD(P)H-hydrate epimerase, with protein MQILTTEDARYIDQEVPKQLGVSLEILMENAGRGIVDALWGQYDLFSLDNARSINSFVLFICGTGNNGADGLVAARHLLEQGVPVQIVLVGDTSKCSDLFAMQLERCEAMGCIIDTYDEFNDWSNVAIVVEGIMGTGLTGRLRDLTIDVLHDIDTMRSQYNFDLWAIDVPAGLDASSGQISEGTLTYDYTVTFGAIKQGLLLYPGKAIGGTAIVAPLGAPWQHVLVDRDSTITIDSDLAETLINYRVPMAHKGVNGNTLIVGGSSDMVGAPMLAAEAAVHSGAGKITLGVPDIIKHVVQGHIIPEVMVTSIDENESLYDGRQVVAIGPGLGRTTDIPDVVNQAIDSCEGALVIDADALYALGHVGSVDKDALRDGHIESVYKVQKNLPYCVMTPHLGEFSRLIDLPIKWIERHYITLARAFAKAHQVVLVLKGIPSVVALPDGTVYVNTIGNAGMGTGGMGDVLTGIIAGFISQGYSLQDGAILGVYVHSRSADILSDTKTWGYTPSDVSTSIGCVISELLGE; from the coding sequence ATGCAAATATTAACAACTGAAGATGCTCGATATATAGATCAAGAGGTACCTAAGCAGTTAGGTGTTTCTTTAGAAATTCTAATGGAAAATGCAGGACGTGGCATTGTAGATGCTTTATGGGGACAATATGACTTATTTTCCTTAGATAATGCACGTTCTATCAATAGTTTTGTGCTATTTATCTGTGGTACAGGAAATAATGGGGCAGATGGTCTTGTAGCCGCTCGTCATCTATTAGAACAAGGCGTACCTGTACAAATTGTACTTGTCGGTGATACGAGCAAATGTAGTGACCTCTTTGCAATGCAACTTGAAAGATGTGAAGCAATGGGGTGTATCATTGATACGTATGACGAATTCAATGATTGGTCTAATGTGGCTATTGTTGTAGAAGGCATTATGGGCACAGGCTTAACAGGCCGATTGCGGGATTTAACCATCGATGTTTTGCATGATATTGATACTATGCGTAGTCAATATAATTTTGATTTGTGGGCTATTGATGTACCTGCAGGGCTAGATGCTTCTTCTGGTCAAATTTCAGAGGGAACATTGACTTATGATTATACGGTTACCTTTGGGGCTATTAAACAAGGTTTATTGTTATATCCTGGTAAGGCCATAGGGGGCACAGCTATTGTTGCACCGCTAGGAGCACCTTGGCAACACGTATTAGTTGATCGAGATAGTACTATAACGATTGATTCGGATTTAGCAGAAACTCTAATTAATTATCGGGTTCCTATGGCACACAAAGGTGTAAATGGGAATACATTAATCGTCGGTGGATCTAGTGATATGGTTGGAGCCCCTATGTTGGCCGCAGAAGCTGCTGTTCACAGTGGAGCCGGTAAGATTACATTAGGCGTTCCAGATATAATTAAACATGTTGTGCAAGGTCATATCATACCGGAAGTAATGGTAACATCTATCGATGAAAATGAATCCCTTTATGACGGACGTCAAGTAGTTGCTATTGGGCCAGGTTTGGGGCGCACTACAGATATTCCAGATGTAGTAAATCAAGCTATTGATTCCTGTGAAGGCGCTCTCGTCATTGATGCAGATGCGTTATATGCATTAGGCCATGTAGGTTCTGTCGATAAAGATGCTTTACGTGATGGCCATATTGAGTCCGTATATAAGGTGCAAAAAAATCTGCCATACTGTGTAATGACGCCTCATTTAGGTGAATTTAGTAGACTTATAGATTTGCCAATAAAATGGATTGAACGTCATTATATTACACTGGCTCGAGCATTTGCTAAGGCTCATCAAGTAGTGTTAGTACTTAAGGGAATTCCTTCTGTTGTGGCACTACCTGATGGTACGGTATATGTTAATACTATCGGAAATGCTGGTATGGGAACTGGCGGAATGGGGGATGTATTAACAGGTATTATTGCAGGTTTTATTAGCCAAGGTTATTCCTTACAAGATGGTGCAATTTTAGGTGTCTATGTACATAGCCGCAGTGCAGATATACTAAGTGATACTAAAACTTGGGGGTATACACCTAGTGATGTAAGTACATCGATAGGTTGTGTCATTAGTGAATTATTGGGAGAATAA
- the tsaE gene encoding tRNA (adenosine(37)-N6)-threonylcarbamoyltransferase complex ATPase subunit type 1 TsaE has product MNHKAQVQLETHTVEDTQQFGQLLGKWVKQSGDPLCIALIGNLGTGKTHLSQGIAKGFGVTEEITSPTFAIMNTYDVDRTHLYHFDVYRLDDISELENIGFYEYTEDCVSIVEWADKFSDELPDETLWIYLTRIDDTSRSITLSSDYLTKDDLVDIGGPYVVGN; this is encoded by the coding sequence ATGAATCATAAGGCACAGGTTCAATTAGAGACTCATACAGTTGAAGATACACAACAATTTGGACAATTATTAGGCAAATGGGTCAAACAAAGTGGAGACCCTTTATGTATTGCCTTAATTGGTAATTTGGGGACAGGAAAAACTCATCTATCTCAAGGCATTGCGAAAGGCTTTGGCGTTACAGAGGAGATTACAAGCCCTACGTTTGCTATCATGAATACTTACGATGTTGATAGAACACATTTATATCATTTTGATGTATATCGGTTGGATGATATAAGTGAACTAGAAAATATTGGCTTTTACGAATATACAGAGGACTGTGTATCCATTGTGGAGTGGGCTGATAAATTTTCTGATGAATTACCAGATGAAACATTATGGATATATTTAACTCGTATTGATGATACAAGCCGATCCATTACGTTAAGTAGTGATTATCTTACGAAAGATGATTTAGTAGATATAGGAGGCCCATATGTGGTTGGGAATTGA
- the acpS gene encoding holo-ACP synthase, whose amino-acid sequence MKLGNDIIEIDRIRCAIEKSKPFRDRVYTSHEIDYCESKKKGRYASYAGIYAAKEAFIKALGTGMRHGSWQDIEIYHDELGAPLIRLQDTFKEIYETLGYTDIHVSISHCKEYAMSTVILEGA is encoded by the coding sequence ATGAAATTAGGGAATGATATTATTGAAATTGACCGTATCCGTTGTGCTATAGAAAAATCTAAACCATTTCGTGATCGCGTCTATACGTCTCATGAGATTGATTACTGTGAAAGCAAAAAAAAAGGGCGTTATGCGTCTTATGCTGGCATATATGCTGCTAAAGAGGCTTTCATTAAAGCATTAGGAACGGGAATGCGCCATGGTTCATGGCAAGATATAGAAATTTATCATGATGAATTGGGGGCGCCCTTAATTCGTCTACAAGATACTTTCAAAGAAATCTATGAAACATTAGGTTATACTGATATACATGTGTCGATTAGCCATTGTAAAGAATATGCAATGAGTACGGTTATACTTGAAGGAGCATAA
- a CDS encoding N-acetylmuramoyl-L-alanine amidase family protein: MRKLFFMCLAVLMAIPLFLTQAKAANLEDARWVTRTDAPVPYVRMVMDLSAPVKASASISKDGKTTTVTLKNTKLKTAKANINMDSSIASSARLTEDGRDVKVTIKTPSSIDTSDVKVFSLKKDTVNQKPYRIVVDVQKKGVVPKPAYYGKRPSPSAHPAKNMPTGSGNYSISGGLSGKTITIDPGHGGSDSGAVGPHGVQEKNITLPISMYLKKALENRGAKVLMTRTTDVDVYGPNASGVDELGARVNVANRSNSDALISVHINAFNNPSVGGIATYYYSKTGNDARLAQKVQSQIASVPGFNGDRGIQEGNLYVLRHSNMPAVLVELGFISNPNEERVLQSPQTQEDFANRIANGIASYFGG; encoded by the coding sequence TTGCGTAAACTATTTTTTATGTGCCTTGCTGTCTTGATGGCGATACCACTATTCTTGACTCAAGCAAAGGCAGCTAATCTTGAAGATGCTCGATGGGTGACACGAACTGATGCACCGGTACCATATGTTCGTATGGTTATGGATTTGTCAGCACCGGTAAAAGCGTCTGCATCGATTAGCAAAGATGGGAAAACGACGACTGTTACCTTAAAGAACACAAAGCTAAAAACTGCTAAAGCGAATATCAATATGGACTCTAGCATAGCTAGTTCTGCTAGACTCACAGAAGATGGCAGAGATGTGAAGGTAACAATTAAGACACCTTCATCTATCGATACGAGTGATGTAAAGGTATTTTCCCTAAAGAAAGATACGGTTAATCAGAAACCGTATCGCATCGTTGTAGATGTACAGAAAAAAGGTGTGGTACCTAAACCTGCTTATTATGGCAAACGTCCATCTCCTTCTGCACATCCTGCGAAAAATATGCCAACAGGATCCGGTAATTATTCTATTAGCGGTGGTCTATCTGGTAAAACAATTACGATTGACCCAGGTCATGGTGGTAGTGACTCTGGTGCCGTTGGGCCGCATGGTGTACAAGAGAAAAATATTACACTACCGATTTCTATGTACTTGAAAAAAGCTCTAGAAAATCGTGGCGCTAAAGTGCTTATGACTCGTACTACAGACGTAGACGTATACGGTCCTAATGCAAGTGGTGTTGATGAATTGGGTGCTCGTGTTAACGTAGCAAACCGTAGCAATTCTGATGCGCTCATCAGTGTGCATATTAACGCATTCAACAACCCAAGTGTTGGTGGTATTGCAACATACTACTATAGTAAAACAGGCAATGATGCTCGATTAGCACAAAAGGTACAATCTCAAATTGCTAGCGTTCCAGGTTTCAATGGTGACCGTGGCATTCAAGAAGGTAACTTATATGTGTTGAGACATTCTAACATGCCTGCAGTTCTTGTAGAGCTTGGTTTTATTTCCAACCCTAATGAAGAACGTGTATTGCAATCTCCTCAAACACAAGAAGACTTTGCAAATCGCATTGCCAATGGTATTGCTAGTTACTTTGGAGGTTAA
- the thiL gene encoding thiamine-phosphate kinase yields the protein MQLKDVGEFNFIRHIQDNTIHDPSTVITGIGDDCAVYSAKEETDQLISTDTMVEGVHFSFHYMKPYDVGYRLMTANLSDIAAMGGTPRQIVLSVAAPEYVDTAILDEVYRGIKDQCAKYHLNILGGDTVCTEGPMVWTVTIIGDVPKGTAIMRSGAQVGDIVGITNYVGYAATGLGALSYNLDGYHMTKVGHQRPDPQIELGQQLRQLGIHSMNDISDGLGSELNEIASASNVSIVIEEKAIPLHEETYELAKYLQTNPVDYALYGGEDFQLVFTAPKSLLSKLENLAGITIIGEVVSGPAQVQMVTPDKTIKTIEAKGYNHFHES from the coding sequence ATGCAATTAAAAGATGTAGGGGAATTTAATTTCATTCGCCACATTCAAGATAATACGATACATGATCCAAGTACTGTGATTACAGGAATTGGTGATGATTGTGCTGTATATAGTGCTAAGGAAGAAACAGATCAATTAATTAGTACTGATACGATGGTGGAAGGGGTTCACTTTAGCTTTCACTATATGAAGCCCTATGATGTAGGCTATCGTCTCATGACGGCCAATTTGAGTGATATTGCTGCTATGGGTGGTACTCCTCGTCAAATTGTGCTATCTGTGGCGGCACCTGAATATGTTGATACGGCTATTCTTGATGAAGTTTATAGAGGTATAAAAGATCAATGCGCAAAATATCATCTTAATATACTTGGTGGGGATACGGTGTGTACGGAAGGGCCCATGGTGTGGACTGTAACAATTATTGGTGATGTCCCTAAAGGAACTGCTATTATGCGTAGCGGTGCGCAAGTAGGTGATATTGTGGGTATTACAAATTACGTAGGTTATGCTGCTACAGGTTTGGGTGCCTTATCATATAATTTAGATGGTTATCATATGACCAAGGTTGGTCATCAACGTCCAGATCCACAAATAGAATTGGGCCAACAATTGAGACAATTAGGTATTCATAGTATGAATGATATTAGTGATGGTCTCGGTAGTGAATTAAATGAAATTGCATCGGCTAGCAATGTATCTATTGTCATAGAGGAAAAAGCTATTCCACTACATGAGGAGACTTATGAATTAGCTAAGTATTTGCAGACTAATCCAGTGGACTATGCATTGTATGGTGGAGAGGACTTTCAACTAGTATTCACGGCTCCTAAATCATTGCTTTCTAAATTAGAGAATTTAGCAGGCATTACAATAATTGGTGAAGTTGTATCTGGACCAGCTCAGGTGCAGATGGTAACACCAGATAAAACGATTAAGACCATAGAAGCGAAAGGATATAATCATTTTCATGAATCATAA
- a CDS encoding GerMN domain-containing protein: MKLRKQVLSILCVGLLAFAAGCTPNQAPTTGKSEPVQETKVNKDAETTKTSQEMVKMAFFVPTEDGSGVKQSTVEMEADKVTPKAALLAMLKADRAQKYPVFSKDIKITSVTVKDGIASVEVNDAFVKGNGGDLTVKLQMAAIVNTLTSFDNINGVLFVSNGKKVPTVGSFDTKDPVKRMTNLIKK, translated from the coding sequence ATGAAATTACGTAAACAAGTTCTGTCGATCCTCTGCGTAGGTTTGCTTGCATTTGCAGCGGGTTGTACACCTAATCAAGCACCTACAACGGGTAAAAGTGAACCTGTGCAAGAGACGAAAGTCAATAAGGATGCAGAAACAACAAAAACATCTCAAGAAATGGTTAAGATGGCCTTCTTTGTTCCAACAGAGGATGGCTCAGGGGTAAAACAATCAACCGTTGAGATGGAGGCGGACAAAGTAACGCCTAAAGCTGCTCTTCTAGCGATGTTAAAAGCTGATAGAGCACAAAAATATCCAGTATTCTCCAAGGATATTAAAATTACATCCGTTACTGTAAAGGACGGCATTGCTTCTGTAGAAGTGAATGACGCTTTCGTAAAAGGTAATGGTGGGGACTTAACTGTTAAATTACAAATGGCTGCCATTGTAAATACATTGACATCCTTTGATAATATTAATGGTGTTCTCTTCGTTAGCAATGGTAAAAAGGTACCTACTGTAGGTTCCTTTGATACGAAAGATCCTGTTAAACGGATGACAAACCTAATTAAAAAATAA
- the surE gene encoding 5'/3'-nucleotidase SurE produces the protein MHILMCNDDGILADGLRRLASYLSQYYRITVVAPANEQSAKSHALTTEIPLKLDAYNGEDENPRLYALTGTPSDCMKFGLSYLLIDDMPDLVISGINHGFNLGSDVLYSGTVSAAMESCFYGIPGLALSVERYSPERGDEMHPFILELIEKIYVKGQFDGLLNVNFPLRGACDWDHFKMVSQGLQTYSNIIDARINSRGQDYYWLAGELDYGAESVPTDVEYARKGYITGVALTWKQQCDVGMEAVKNILDKI, from the coding sequence ATGCATATTTTAATGTGTAATGATGATGGTATTTTAGCAGATGGTTTACGCCGTCTTGCATCGTACTTAAGTCAATATTATCGAATTACCGTTGTAGCACCTGCAAATGAGCAAAGTGCTAAATCCCATGCATTGACGACTGAGATTCCTTTAAAATTAGATGCGTACAATGGCGAGGATGAAAATCCTCGCCTTTATGCTCTAACGGGAACTCCTTCTGATTGCATGAAGTTTGGTCTTAGTTATTTATTGATTGATGATATGCCTGATCTTGTGATTTCAGGTATTAATCATGGTTTTAATTTGGGATCGGATGTATTGTATTCCGGTACGGTGTCTGCTGCCATGGAAAGTTGTTTTTACGGCATTCCAGGGTTAGCATTATCTGTTGAACGGTATTCTCCTGAACGCGGGGATGAAATGCACCCCTTTATACTTGAATTAATTGAAAAGATTTATGTTAAAGGTCAATTTGATGGCTTATTAAATGTAAACTTCCCATTGCGTGGCGCATGTGATTGGGATCATTTTAAAATGGTTAGTCAAGGTTTACAAACCTATAGTAATATTATTGATGCTCGTATTAACTCAAGAGGGCAAGATTATTACTGGTTAGCAGGTGAGCTTGATTATGGTGCTGAAAGTGTCCCTACCGATGTGGAGTATGCTCGCAAGGGCTATATAACAGGGGTAGCACTTACATGGAAGCAGCAATGTGATGTAGGTATGGAAGCCGTTAAAAATATTTTAGATAAAATATAA
- a CDS encoding ComEC/Rec2 family competence protein, whose product MTNKIQRFIAFLLVLCIPIFAIAGCTNKDVANAASQNSTSVNEGYSIDTKQTNPEGHLDVYMLDIGQGDAILLKVGDEYSMIDTGDIEHRENIVAQLKSMGVTKLKNVIITHPHADHMGGFYAIAKAMPIEHVYDDGISVDNNMYKTYEKWIDKNKIQRSTLRSGDVVDFGHGAVFVVYAPWTEPLTDKKGAPDLNNNSIVGKLIFGKFSMLFTGDAELQEEKKLIKEQNSRLFARVLKVGHHGSRTSSSEDFLKSIKPESALISNGMYNSYGHPHDVTLRRLQENNIAIYRTDTMGRIHISTDGNEWQITTER is encoded by the coding sequence ATGACAAATAAAATACAGCGATTTATAGCCTTTTTGTTAGTGTTATGTATTCCAATCTTTGCTATTGCGGGATGCACGAATAAAGATGTAGCTAATGCAGCATCTCAGAATAGCACTAGTGTAAATGAAGGCTATTCAATTGATACGAAGCAGACGAATCCTGAAGGTCATCTAGATGTATATATGCTAGATATTGGTCAAGGCGATGCCATATTACTTAAGGTTGGCGATGAATATAGTATGATCGATACAGGTGATATAGAGCATCGTGAGAACATTGTGGCACAGTTAAAATCTATGGGTGTTACAAAGCTAAAAAATGTAATTATCACACATCCTCATGCTGATCATATGGGTGGTTTCTATGCCATCGCAAAAGCTATGCCTATTGAACATGTGTATGATGATGGTATTTCTGTTGATAATAATATGTATAAAACCTATGAAAAATGGATTGATAAAAATAAAATTCAACGGTCTACATTGCGTAGTGGTGATGTAGTAGATTTTGGTCATGGAGCGGTATTTGTTGTATATGCACCTTGGACTGAACCTTTAACAGATAAAAAAGGAGCGCCAGATCTTAATAATAACTCTATTGTAGGTAAATTAATTTTTGGTAAATTCTCTATGCTCTTTACTGGTGATGCAGAATTACAAGAAGAGAAAAAACTCATAAAAGAGCAGAACTCTAGACTGTTTGCCCGTGTTCTTAAGGTAGGTCACCACGGTTCTCGCACAAGTAGCTCTGAAGATTTTTTGAAATCTATTAAACCAGAAAGTGCATTAATTTCAAATGGCATGTATAATAGTTATGGTCATCCTCACGATGTAACATTACGTCGTTTGCAGGAAAATAATATTGCCATTTACCGTACAGATACGATGGGACGTATTCACATTAGTACGGATGGGAATGAATGGCAAATTACAACTGAACGTTAG